Sequence from the Colletotrichum higginsianum IMI 349063 chromosome 6, whole genome shotgun sequence genome:
GGCAACGACGAACAATCGCCCATGATGCGGTTGTCATTCGCAAAGCCGCTGCTCCTGCTCGGCTCTCTGGCCGCCTATCTTACCACCCCCGTCATGGCCGCCGAGCAGTTGCTGCAGTCCAACTCACTCAACACTTGTCAGGATGACTCGAGTTTCACGGCCAGTCTGTTCAACGTCGTCTTCACCCCTAGCAACGGGAGTGCTGCCATTAACATTGTTGCCGTTTCCTCCGTCCAGGGCAGCATCGTTTTCGATGTCTCCATCTCGGCTTATGGTTACGAATTTCTGAGGCGTACCGTTGACCCCTGCAGCATCAACCTCGCTGGTCTGTGCCCCATGACTGCTGGAAAGATCACCATGAACTTCAACCTccccgtcggcgaggacgctGTCGGACAGATTCCCGGCATCGCCTACAACATTCCCGATCTCGACGCCACTGTCCGTGTCTTTGTCAACTTGACCGATACCGACGAGAGTGTGGCTTgtgtcgaggccgacatcTCAAACGGAAAGACTGTCGACTTGATTGGAGTCAAATGGGCCACCGCGATCATTGCCGGCCTGGGTTTGATTTCCTCTGCCATCATTTCAGGTCTGGGTCACACCAACACTGCCGCCCACGTTGCTGCCAACACCCTGTCGCTCTTTGGCTACTTTCAGTCTcaggccatcgtcggcctgACCGGTGTACACCTGCCTCCCATTGTCCAATCCTGGACTCAGGACTTCGTGTGGTCTATGGGCATCATCCGCGTCCAATTCATGCAAGACATCTTCACCTGGTACCAGCGGGCCACGGGTGGAACGCCGGCCACCCTCCTGAACTCTCTGACGACCACGTCTGTTCAAGTTGAGAAGCGTTCCCTGGATTGGGCCGTTTCCGCCGCCAGGATGGCCAGGCGCGGTATCGAGGCAGGTGCTTCTGTTGTCGCCAAGAGAGCCAACATCCAGCTGTCTTCCGGCAGCTACATCGTCTTCGGTATCCAACGAGTCGCCTTCCGAGCCAAGATCGAATCGACCAACCTCTTCATGACCGGATTGACCTTCTTCTGCATCTTCGTCATCTTTACCGTCCTTGGCGTCGCTGCCTTCAAGGGATTTTGCGAGTTGGCAGTCCGACAGAAGTGGATGAAGAGCGAGAAGTTCTTCGAGTTCCGCAACGGATGGTTCACCGTCTTGAAGGGCATCCTCTTCCGCATGACTCTGATTGGTTTCCCTCAGATGACGATCCTCTGCCTCTGGGAGTTCACTCAGGTCgactccgccgccgaggtcgtcctcgccgtcttcttcctcttcggcaTGGCTCTCACCCTTGGCTGGGCCTCCTTCAAGGTCATTCGCATCGCCCGCCGGTCTGTTGCCATGCATCGCAACCCGGCCTACATCCTGTTCTCGGATCCCCAGGCTCTGAACAAGTGGGGTTTCCTCTACGTTCAGTTCCGCGCATCGGCCTACTACTTTATTGTGCCTATGCTTGGCTACACCGTTGTCAAGGGCATGTTCGTCGCGTTCGCCCAGCGCAACGGAACCATCCAGGCTATTGCGTTTGTCATcatcgaggcggcggctctCATCGCTGCCAGCGTCCTCCGCCCCTGGATGGACAAGAGCACCAACTCGTTCAACATTGCCATTTGCGTCATGAACTTCCTCAACGCCATCTTCCTACTCATCTTCTCGGACGTCTTCGGCGCCCCGGCCTTGGTCAATGGAATCGTTGGTGTTGTGCtcttcatcgccaacgcGGCCTTCGCTTTGAttctcctgctcctcgtcatcgttAGCAGCACTTTGATCTACTTCCGCAAGAATCCGGATGCTCGCTACCAGTTCATGGCGGACGACCGCGCCTCGTTCATGAAATCGCAGACTCAGCTCAATACGACGACGGAACTGGATGCCCTGGCCGCCACCGCCCGAGGTGATAAGGCGCACTACAACAAGGGActtgacctcgacgacgacaatgacTCCATCTCGTCCGAGTCCTTGCGTCGCCGCGCGGATGCTTCGGGCGTTGGCGTGCCGCAGTCGGCAGCACAGTCTCAGCACTCTCTGCAGAGACCCGGCGGCCAGAACGGCCAGGCGCCCCATTCTCCGGTGGATCCCTCGATGCCTCTGTTCCCGGCCGACAACCGCAACCCTTACGGACAGGCCCCGACAAGAACTCCTAGCCCGTACAACGGCTCTGCATCCACACTCGCTGCCAATGGCAACCCCAACCAGTTCAGGCAACAAAACAACGCCAGCCCCGCACAATACAGATCACAAAACAACGCTAGGTAAGATCCCACTTGGACAGATGAATGGAACGGAACGACGGCTAATTCTCCAACAGCCCTTGGCAGCGAGGTGCCGGTTATGACCACTAGATATGACTTACCATGATGATAAATTGTTTTGACGGAAGATACCATTCCGCACGGTCTGCTGGGCCTTTGTTGTTGGATGGCATGGCTCGTGATGACAGTACAGTTGGTCATACCAGCTCTCTGGGACTCGACCAGGCTCAGTTCCGTATTGACGCACCGGACATGTGAGAAGAGGTGGGGCCCTTTTCTTCAGTTGTGGCGAGCATAGAGGCACAGCACGGACGGAGTGGTATCTTTCTTATGTTTTCCTTGCTTTATCACACTGTTCAACTTATAACTCTTGTCTCTCTGgcatcgaggacggcgtcccAAGATCACGGCGTTGATTTG
This genomic interval carries:
- a CDS encoding Transient receptor potential ion channel, which codes for MMRLSFAKPLLLLGSLAAYLTTPVMAAEQLLQSNSLNTCQDDSSFTASLFNVVFTPSNGSAAINIVAVSSVQGSIVFDVSISAYGYEFLRRTVDPCSINLAGLCPMTAGKITMNFNLPVGEDAVGQIPGIAYNIPDLDATVRVFVNLTDTDESVACVEADISNGKTVDLIGVKWATAIIAGLGLISSAIISGLGHTNTAAHVAANTLSLFGYFQSQAIVGLTGVHLPPIVQSWTQDFVWSMGIIRVQFMQDIFTWYQRATGGTPATLLNSLTTTSVQVEKRSLDWAVSAARMARRGIEAGASVVAKRANIQLSSGSYIVFGIQRVAFRAKIESTNLFMTGLTFFCIFVIFTVLGVAAFKGFCELAVRQKWMKSEKFFEFRNGWFTVLKGILFRMTLIGFPQMTILCLWEFTQVDSAAEVVLAVFFLFGMALTLGWASFKVIRIARRSVAMHRNPAYILFSDPQALNKWGFLYVQFRASAYYFIVPMLGYTVVKGMFVAFAQRNGTIQAIAFVIIEAAALIAASVLRPWMDKSTNSFNIAICVMNFLNAIFLLIFSDVFGAPALVNGIVGVVLFIANAAFALILLLLVIVSSTLIYFRKNPDARYQFMADDRASFMKSQTQLNTTTELDALAATARGDKAHYNKGLDLDDDNDSISSESLRRRADASGVGVPQSAAQSQHSLQRPGGQNGQAPHSPVDPSMPLFPADNRNPYGQAPTRTPSPYNGSASTLAANGNPNQFRQQNNASPAQYRSQNNASPWQRGAGYDH